The following are from one region of the Gammaproteobacteria bacterium genome:
- the ybgC gene encoding tol-pal system-associated acyl-CoA thioesterase translates to MAEHFSWPVRVYYEDTDAGGIVYYGNYLKFMERARTEWLRSRGIDVARLADTERLMFTVRAITLDFLQPARLSDNLDVSVAVGRMRKVSVELQQVVVRAGDVLCTGQVRLACVDVDTLKPRAMPETLVGETQAA, encoded by the coding sequence GTGGCTGAGCATTTCAGCTGGCCCGTTCGGGTTTACTACGAAGACACCGATGCAGGTGGGATTGTTTATTACGGTAATTACCTTAAATTTATGGAACGTGCCCGCACCGAATGGCTGCGGTCGCGTGGGATCGATGTTGCCAGGCTGGCGGATACAGAACGACTGATGTTTACAGTACGCGCCATCACGCTCGATTTCCTTCAACCGGCCCGGTTGAGTGACAATCTTGATGTGTCGGTTGCCGTAGGGCGGATGCGCAAGGTCAGCGTGGAGTTGCAGCAAGTCGTAGTGCGAGCTGGCGACGTGCTGTGTACAGGTCAGGTTCGGCTCGCTTGTGTCGATGTTGACACCCTGAAGCCCAGAGCGATGCCTGAAACTCTTGTGGGAGAAACTCAAGCAGCATGA
- the tolQ gene encoding protein TolQ, with product MNEAVKVTVSNDTISILELMLQASLLVQLVMLLLILASLASWVVIFTKSSTLKNLRLESDNFDSEFWSGGELNGLYRRYTEEEAEPLGMASIFVAGYREYNRLAGNGTVDRAELVDGVHRAMRVGLSREIETLESRLSFLATVGSTSPYVGLFGTVWGIMNSFRSLSTLQHVTVATVAPGISEALIATAMGLFAAIPAVIAYNRFSSNAESLIARYEVFVEEFLSIVNRQALGINRRA from the coding sequence ATGAACGAAGCGGTCAAAGTTACAGTCAGTAACGACACGATATCGATCCTGGAGTTGATGCTGCAGGCCAGCCTGCTGGTTCAGCTCGTGATGCTTCTGCTGATACTTGCCTCACTGGCATCCTGGGTGGTGATATTCACCAAGTCGTCGACGCTGAAAAATCTCCGCTTGGAATCCGACAACTTTGATTCAGAATTCTGGTCGGGAGGTGAACTCAATGGACTTTACCGGCGCTATACCGAGGAGGAAGCAGAACCCCTTGGAATGGCCAGCATATTTGTCGCGGGTTATCGCGAATACAATCGACTGGCGGGTAATGGCACTGTAGACCGTGCTGAACTGGTTGACGGCGTTCACCGGGCCATGCGGGTTGGACTCAGCCGTGAAATCGAGACCTTGGAATCGAGACTGTCGTTTCTGGCCACAGTCGGGTCCACCAGCCCTTATGTGGGACTGTTCGGTACGGTATGGGGCATTATGAATTCCTTTCGCTCGCTCAGTACGTTGCAGCACGTCACCGTAGCCACTGTGGCACCGGGAATTTCCGAAGCGCTGATTGCAACGGCAATGGGGTTGTTTGCGGCCATCCCTGCTGTCATTGCCTACAACCGGTTTTCAAGTAATGCTGAATCGTTGATCGCAAGATACGAAGTGTTTGTCGAAGAGTTTCTAAGTATCGTGAACCGGCAGGCTTTGGGTATAAACCGACGAGCCTGA
- the tolR gene encoding protein TolR: protein MRVSRHRHKRLMSEINVVPYIDVMLVLLVIFMVTAPLMMEGVTIDLPAADAKPVVDDRSEPFVVRIDRDGAYYLNEDKQPVADLNEIRIKAAIVLRNNPKTPFMVEGDKAVAYDAVVQAMVLLQQAGVPSIGLVTDPTGE from the coding sequence ATGCGGGTCTCAAGACACCGGCATAAACGCCTGATGAGCGAGATCAACGTCGTACCCTACATCGATGTGATGTTGGTGTTGCTGGTGATATTTATGGTCACCGCGCCGTTGATGATGGAGGGTGTCACTATTGATCTTCCGGCAGCGGATGCCAAGCCTGTCGTCGATGATCGAAGTGAACCGTTTGTGGTTCGTATCGATCGTGATGGGGCTTATTATCTGAATGAAGACAAGCAGCCTGTTGCTGATCTCAACGAGATTCGGATCAAAGCCGCCATTGTGCTGCGCAATAATCCCAAGACACCGTTCATGGTGGAGGGAGATAAGGCAGTGGCGTATGACGCGGTTGTTCAGGCCATGGTGCTGCTGCAGCAGGCCGGTGTGCCGAGTATAGGCCTGGTAACAGACCCCACTGGAGAGTGA